Proteins encoded within one genomic window of Candidatus Scalindua japonica:
- a CDS encoding MORN repeat-containing protein, translated as MKDIREYKEYLKYFVTVFGILMLGVCFSPLYSFGGLGVCVEGDCENGHGTYTLFGIEEYVGNFKAGVYDGEGTLTYFDGTKYIGTFDNGKYNGQGSLTLHDGSSYVGDFKGGAFSGQGTFTCFDGAKYVGNFENGKYNGQGTLTLSDNSIYVGEFADDKYEGQGTMTKTNGEKYVGMFNNGEFNGKGALTMPNGEKYVGDFKDGLLHGMGTLTSSNGSDYDVQFEYNNLISVSPSR; from the coding sequence ATGAAAGACATAAGAGAATATAAAGAATATTTAAAATATTTCGTAACAGTTTTTGGAATATTAATGTTGGGAGTCTGTTTTTCTCCTCTGTATTCTTTTGGTGGACTTGGAGTTTGTGTAGAAGGGGATTGTGAAAACGGACATGGTACTTATACTCTCTTTGGCATAGAAGAATATGTGGGAAATTTTAAAGCAGGGGTATATGACGGAGAAGGCACTTTAACATATTTTGACGGAACAAAATATATTGGAACATTTGATAATGGTAAATACAATGGTCAAGGCTCTTTGACTCTGCATGATGGTTCAAGTTATGTTGGAGATTTCAAGGGTGGCGCGTTTAGCGGCCAGGGTACTTTTACCTGTTTTGATGGCGCAAAATATGTAGGGAATTTTGAGAATGGTAAGTATAACGGTCAAGGCACATTAACCTTATCTGATAATTCAATTTATGTCGGAGAGTTTGCGGATGACAAATATGAAGGCCAGGGTACTATGACTAAGACAAATGGTGAGAAATATGTGGGAATGTTCAATAATGGTGAGTTCAACGGCAAGGGCGCTTTAACCATGCCTAACGGAGAAAAATACGTAGGCGATTTTAAAGACGGCTTATTACACGGTATGGGAACTTTAACCTCCTCCAATGGTTCAGATTATGATGTACAGTTCGAATATAATAATTTGATATCCGTGTCTCCCAGTCGATAA
- a CDS encoding tetratricopeptide repeat protein has translation MTIFVKIIEQLVSFRAKVVFIIMAMVLSFSISAYAQEVLWEKLNNKADTLINQKRYPDALSVSEEALKVAEDTFGPDNPKVAISLNKIAELYVIKGSYAEIEPLYKRALEINEKSLGPDHPDVAISLNNLAELYYNQGRYIEAEPLYEHALKILKKTLGPDHPEVVITLESMRALYKKMSKDKKKKKCFENV, from the coding sequence ATGACGATATTCGTAAAAATTATAGAACAACTGGTATCATTCAGGGCTAAAGTCGTTTTTATAATAATGGCGATGGTATTATCTTTTTCCATATCCGCTTATGCCCAGGAAGTCCTGTGGGAGAAATTGAACAATAAGGCAGATACACTTATTAACCAGAAACGATACCCGGATGCATTAAGTGTGTCAGAAGAAGCATTAAAAGTTGCGGAAGATACATTTGGTCCTGATAACCCAAAAGTCGCGATATCTTTGAACAAGATTGCCGAACTTTACGTCATCAAAGGTTCTTATGCTGAAATTGAACCCCTTTATAAACGAGCATTAGAGATAAATGAAAAATCCCTCGGGCCAGATCACCCTGATGTTGCGATATCTTTGAACAATCTGGCGGAGCTTTACTATAATCAGGGTAGATATATAGAAGCAGAACCTCTTTATGAGCATGCCTTGAAAATATTAAAAAAGACCCTTGGTCCAGACCATCCGGAAGTTGTAATTACTTTAGAAAGCATGAGGGCTCTTTATAAAAAAATGAGTAAGGATAAAAAAAAGAAGAAATGTTTTGAAAATGTGTAG
- the ahcY gene encoding adenosylhomocysteinase: protein MTTLTLDYKVADINLADWGRRETTLAEGEMPGLMSLRKKYENEQPLKGAKIIGCIHMTIQTAVLIETLVALGAEVRWSSCNIFSTQDHAAAAMAAAGVAVYAWKGQTEEEGSWCIEQTIIKDGKPWDANVLLDDGGDLTAMVHEKYPEMLDKIHGITEETTTGVHRLFDMMAKGELKVPAINVNDSVTKSKNDNKYGCRHSLNDAIKRGTDALLSGKKALVVGYGDVGKGSAQSLNQEGMIVKISEIDPICGMQACMDGFEVVSPYVDGNNTGSPDCIDKQLLEKTDLIVTTTGNVNVCDRNMLATVKRGAIVCNIGHFDHEIDTQFMRDNWRWEEVKPQVHKVYRSDDAEDYILLLSEGRLVNLGNATGHPSRIMDGSFTNQVLAQMFLYKEAWADKPESEREPVYVKVLPKKLDEEVAAEMVKGFSGVITRMTQEQSEYISTPIEGPFKPETYRY, encoded by the coding sequence GAAGGTGAAATGCCCGGCTTAATGAGCCTTAGGAAAAAATATGAGAATGAGCAACCCCTGAAGGGCGCTAAAATTATCGGCTGTATCCATATGACAATACAGACTGCTGTTTTGATCGAAACACTTGTTGCCCTTGGAGCGGAAGTACGCTGGTCTTCATGTAACATTTTTTCCACTCAAGACCACGCCGCCGCAGCTATGGCTGCTGCAGGTGTTGCTGTTTATGCCTGGAAGGGCCAGACAGAAGAGGAAGGTTCATGGTGCATCGAACAGACTATTATCAAGGACGGAAAACCGTGGGATGCCAATGTATTACTTGATGACGGCGGAGATCTCACAGCCATGGTCCACGAGAAATACCCGGAGATGCTTGACAAGATCCACGGCATTACAGAAGAGACTACAACCGGTGTTCACAGACTTTTCGACATGATGGCAAAAGGAGAGTTAAAGGTACCGGCCATCAACGTCAACGACTCTGTAACAAAATCCAAAAATGATAATAAGTACGGATGCCGCCACAGCTTGAATGATGCTATTAAGCGCGGAACAGACGCTCTTCTTTCCGGCAAAAAAGCCCTCGTTGTAGGTTACGGTGATGTCGGTAAGGGCTCTGCCCAGAGTCTGAATCAAGAAGGAATGATCGTAAAAATCTCTGAGATTGATCCTATCTGTGGCATGCAGGCATGCATGGACGGATTCGAAGTTGTTTCTCCTTATGTTGATGGAAACAACACCGGCTCTCCTGATTGTATCGACAAACAGTTGTTGGAAAAAACTGATCTGATCGTAACAACAACCGGTAATGTAAATGTATGCGACCGTAATATGCTGGCTACAGTGAAACGAGGAGCTATCGTTTGTAATATCGGCCACTTTGATCATGAGATAGACACTCAATTCATGCGCGACAACTGGAGATGGGAAGAGGTGAAACCACAAGTCCATAAAGTCTATAGGTCTGATGACGCTGAAGACTATATTCTTCTTCTCTCTGAAGGACGTCTTGTAAACCTTGGTAACGCGACCGGCCATCCGTCACGCATTATGGATGGATCATTCACTAATCAGGTACTTGCGCAGATGTTTCTCTACAAGGAAGCATGGGCAGACAAACCTGAGTCTGAAAGAGAACCTGTTTATGTAAAGGTCCTTCCCAAGAAGCTGGATGAAGAGGTTGCTGCAGAGATGGTGAAAGGTTTTTCAGGAGTGATTACACGCATGACACAGGAACAATCTGAGTATATCAGTACTCCAATTGAAGGTCCATTTAAGCCTGAAACTTATCGATACTAA